Below is a window of Malania oleifera isolate guangnan ecotype guangnan chromosome 1, ASM2987363v1, whole genome shotgun sequence DNA.
TATTAATCACATCATCAGCTAACACCGCTTGTGCATAGCGTTCTGAAATATTGATGACAGATGTTCTTCATTCTTTTTCTCCAATTTTTATTATTGATtcttataattttgaatattcttATAGGTGAGGTTGTTATTATTTGCACGGATAATTGTATTTGTGTTGCATTGATGTAGAAGCCAGATTATGGAGTTATTTATCAAAAAATACCTGATACAAGCCTGGTTATGGAGTTACTCATCAAAATAATGCTGGTCCATGACTCCATGGCTTTTGAGTTATTCATTGTGTTGGGCTTTTTCTGTTCTCTGTCTGCATTAATTTACTGGCCATTTCTAATGCTTGATGTATTTTTTGCTTCATTTTTCAATGTAGTGTGTAGCTTCTCATCCAGACACAAGAATGTTGTTCCTCAATGGTAATTTTCTTGATCTTATTAGACATATAATGGCTTATACATTCGTCAGTCTATAGTTCTATTCATTCCTTCACTGCTTCTGCTGTAGCTCATAAGTTCATGGTGCCTTAAACTGTGAATAATAAGTTTTCTCCTATTTATGTTGCAGTGATGTATTGGACATTAACTCAATCACAACGAAAGGCATTGTGTTATCTATCTCAATTTGTGGCTAAAATGGACTTAATGTTTTCAAACTTGTAggctttttctttatttttctttctttgaggAAAActgaaatgatttttaaagtgaaatgaaatcaGGAAATATCATCAGACCTTCATACTCCCTTTCCAAGTCCTTGGATCTCTTTTAGGTGttaatgttatttaattattgaatcTTTAATCTTAGGGAGGCACAGTTTCAAAATAGAAACTTCCTGTTTTGCTTTTTCTAACTTCCAATGCAAAGGGAGTACATGTGCACTGCAGATTCTTAGCGTTTTTAAGGTTATTCCTAATGTTTTGTTACTTCAAGAGTCAAAATTGGCAGAAGTGGATGTTTTTTAGTGAGTAGTATATGGGAATCTAGGTTCAATGATTTGGTCTTCCTCCCTTTTTTTGTGAGTGTTTGGGGATATAATGATTTTGTGGGATACTATGGTTGCTTTTATTAGAAATTGTATTCATGCAATTTATTCATTGTCTGTGTTAGGGGCTTTGGGAAGTGGTGGTTAATGTCCATTCGTCTACTCGTTCTCctattcctttttcttttttaatgagCCAGCCAGCCTTCTTGGGCATTGTTGTCACTAATCTGAGGTGGTGccctctttttgtttttttttttttttttgggggggggggggggggttttgtCGGTGAGGGAAAATAATatgagaaatttgatttttgattgtcGTTATATTCCTTGGTCTACATTTGGGGGTACAGAAGATAGGTAGGTTTCCACTCACATTGCTAGATTTTTGTTTAACAATTAATCATGATTTGGAAGAGTTGTTTTCGAATTGGGTGAGAGAGGCTTCACCCTGCAACTCCATAGTTATGAGACCTGTGCACTAGCCAATTGCGTTACCACCCAGTTGAAGAGTTTTTTTCGAAATGatgttgaggatgttttggttaGACCTATTTCAGACGACTCCTAGTGCTGTTGGATCCTAACCCGGTTACATGGGTCCCATTCCCTTAAGATTTGACATTATCTAGTTGATCCATCACTCTTTTAGGAGTAACATTGAAACTTGGTGAAAAGAGTGTTAGGTTCAGGGTGGGCAGGTTTCAAATTTATGAAAAAGTtatgtttgtgaaaaaaaaagtgaaaatatggaatGAATTGACTTTTGAAGACCTTTAGAGAGGCAGAGTGCCGTTCATTTTGAGATGAAAAGGTTGGATGAATTGAAGGAGTGAGAGCTGTTAGAAGAGGAGGACAGGGGTAGAAGGGTCCATTTGAGTAATGGTTTGAATATTCTTTTGTGAGAGGATATTAGTTGGAGATAAATGTTGATCTTAAGATTGGTTAAATACAAGCATGTAACTCAACATTATTTCATAGGGTGGCTGATGTGTGGAGGATAAGGAAGAACTTGAGCAAGACTCTAGGTTTTTTGGGAGAGATGACAAGCAAATAGGTGAGGTGATTTCAAACTTTTATAGAAATGTGTTCTCTGAGGAGATTCATGATGGGTTGAAGATTGTTGGGCTTGATTGGAGACCCATTGAGGAGTTTGTGGTTAGAGAGAGACCTTTCGAGATTGAGGAGGTTTAGAAGGCTGTCTTTGAGGTGGAAAGCGATGAGCCTTTTGATGGCATGAGCATGAATTCTATTTTTGTTGCAGTTATTCCTAAGAAGGATCATTCTGGTGGTTCAGGGATTTTTGGCCTGTCAGTTTTGAGATAAGTCCTTATAAGATTTTGGCTAAGGTGTTATCTAAGAGGCATCAAGAAGCATTAAGTGGTACAATGACTTTAGAGCAGAGTGCTTTTATAAGGATAGATTGATTGTAGATGCTAAGAGGAATGGTGTGAGGGgtgttatttttaaattagattttgaagctcaaataatGGTGGTTGTCTGAACCTGTTGGTCTAATAGTTTGATTGCAACAGTCGTAATAGTAAGGCAAATAAATGTCCGCAGGAGCTTGCAAATTTGAAGTGTTCAATTAATTTATGATGGGAAATTTTGTTTGTTGGGATAAAAAAGTACcattaaaagaaaaagagaaggaatTCAAACAGTTGAGAATAAGACATCCTCCTTAAGGAACCATAATAAATGGTTGCAATAATGCCTCCCTCCAATCCTGTTGGAGATCAGTCAACAACATTCTGCGAAAGAAACCCAAATAATGCACCCAAAAGGAGACAAGAAAAACTACTTAATCCCATAATAAATGGACAGAAGTTGATTTTGTGTGAAAAATTCTAGCATTCTTTTCAATCCACGAAGTCTAGGAAAGAGAACACAAACACCTCCAAAATGCCATCCCTtctttgttctttttatttatttattttttcattttccttctcttttttaatttttttgaggaattttggtcttcatttccttaaTTCCTTGTAagccttctctccctctctctatctTTCTCACATTCACACAAAATATATTTCTTTtgttataagaaataaattaTAGGGTTTGATGGAATATTTTTGGATAGGGTTGAGGAGAAGGGTTTCTGGTCAGTTTGGATTAATTCGATTAGAGACTGCCTGTTGTCTTTGCCTAATGCCTATGTTTGTGATTGTAATTTGTGAATGGCCAGCCTGGGAATTGTTTTAGTGCCTTGAGACAGTACTATCTTTCTTCTTTTCTGTTATAATGGTTGATATGTTGAGCAGAATGATTCATGCTGGCTTGGGCCCTAGGGGTGATTAAAGGGTTTACAGTAGGTAGGGATGAGGTAGTCTCGTCTTCAGTTTGTGTTTAGAGGATAATGTTGAAATGCTGCAAGCTTCTTGTTCTGTTAACAATCTCAGAATATTTCGGGAAGAAAGATCAACATGTCTAAGAGAACAAGTAATGCCAGGATATTCTGAGACCAAAAGACTCCAATGCATTTGATTTGGGAGAAGGCTTCATTCTTGGCTGCATTTTGGGCTTgttctttttggggttttaacTCTGCATTTGGGAGCACGGATTTTAggccttgaatttggatttgagtggatttggacaaaattcaatacaattttgtattaattttatctaaatccacacaaatccaaatccaggGCCTCTCCCAAACATAGGGCAAGGGTATTTTGCTAACCGATATTCAGAGGGATTGGAAGCCAGCATTGACGTAATTACTTACTTTTGTTTTTGCTAAAAAGGATGATGGCGTGTCCTCTTTTTCTTGCAATTTATTTTCTTGCATTAATAagttttgttatttgaaaagaaaagaaaaagtctTAGGAGTGGTGTAGCTGGCATTAATATGGATTCTTGCAAATTAGAAGAGTTTATGTTTATCTGGGTGTATTATTTTGTCTTGGCCTTTATCTTATTTGGCTGTTCTTTTAAGAGTCAATCCTAGATTTATGACCTTTTGGGACTAGGTGATCAAGTGGGTAAGATATTAGAGGGTTGGAACTAGGCCTACAAGTCTTTTGGGTGTCATATTACTCATATAAGTACTCATCTTTCTAATATCCCCCATCTTCTTTTTGCCCCTTCTTAGAATCTCAGCTACTGTTGCTGAGAGATTGATTATAGAagaccaacaacaacaacaacaaaccaagccttttTAGTCTCTCGTGATTGTAGAAGATTGTGGGGGATTGTTATTGTTTTGGTACTTGAGAGTACGAGATAGTATGAGGGATCATCTTGTTGGTTTCGATGTGGTCTGGAGGCCGAAATTATAAGGGGACATGGAACTTGGTAGTTTGATGTCTGAGAACATATTTCTAGTGGGACAATGGTTATGGGGGTTTCTCTTAGAAGTTGATTCCCTTTGGCATGAGGTTATAAGAAGTATGGTATTCATAATGGGTGTGATGTTAAGAGGTAGTGTGCTTCTCATACGAGcctttggaagtttgtatctcATGTTTcccatttgtttatttattttttcctcttGCCCATTTATGAGTTGGCAATGGCAACAGTATTCAGTTTTGGGAAGATGTGTGTGTGGGTCAAACAAGCAGCTTTGGTACCTTGCCCTTTTAGGCTCTCTTCTGTTTATAACACCCTGTTACTTTTTATTCTTTGGAGGGGGGCCTCTCTTTCTTGGGGATGCCCTTTTTTTTAACGCTAGCTAATTTACTTATTTGGCTGATGAGGGATATTCAGGTTGCCATTCTTCTAAATCTTTTCTCATTCATGTATTGAAATCTTTTCTACTATAATTATGTTATTTTAATAGAATTGATTATCTAAAAAAATCATTAACTTCTTATCATTTTCTATTGGAAAATGTTATTTGGAAGGCTAGGATTCCTTTTAAGATTAAATACCGTCACTTGGACTGTGTCTCAAGTCTCAATAGGTTTAATACTAATGACTTGTTTCAGATTAAGACGATCAATCTGGATATTTTCATGATGTGTTTTGAGTCTAATGAataaaatgagcatttttttttctttacattgTTGGGTGGTGAGACACCTTTGGGCAACACTGTTTTCTTTGTTTGGTGAGGCTTGAGAGTGATCCCAACAGTAGATGACTTCATGTTGGTGAAATTTTGTGATTTTGGAATGGTACAGTTTTGTGGAGTGCTTTTCATGCTATTTTATggatattattataaataaagaGGAGTGAGGATTTTTAGGGTGCTAATGTCATCATATTTATTATGGGATACATTTTCTTTTCTTGCTCCCCTTTTTGGTGATTGATTTGGGGGTGTTTGGGGAATTTCTTTTTTGACTTGCAAAATGATTGGAAGGCTGCCTTTTTGTAACtgttttttttagtttttctctAGGACATCTTGTTCTCTGTTTCTTgtatttttcctttatttctttagTGATTTTATTTAACGAAAAAATTAAATCAACAGCTATATCTTTAGGGAGAGGCATGCATTTTATTtagattttgaaatttattaAGATGATATGCTGAACTTATCTTTTGCAGCCCATATACCTTTATATCTATACCCTTTCCTCAATACAACAAGCAAGTCGAGGCCTTTTGAGTACTTGAGGCTTACTAGCTTGGGTGTCATTGGTGCTCTAGTGAAGGTATATTGCCTTACTGATTGTATATTTCATggcatatattattattattattaatgtgtaaACACGTTGATGTTTAGGGCGTGTTTGGTTGTTGAAAACAATTAATCAGTTTCTGTTTCTTGTTTCTCAAAGGATTACAAAAATGCCAACTTGCTTTCCTGTTTTCCAAATGTTGTAAAGttagtaaatatatttttattgtttcCAAGTTTGAGTATCTTGAAATCAAATCTTTCCTATTGTTTTCcaactttttatattttttcaactTTCCTATGTTAGTGCATTTGTGATTTTGAGTATCTTAAAAATAAAccttttttgttcattttttttccAGGTTGATGATACAGAAGTTATTAGTTTCCTTCTCTCAACAGAAATTATACCTTTATGCCTGCGAACCATGGAGATGGGCAGTGAGTTGTCCAAAACAGTTGAGTGTTTTATTTCCTTGTTTATTTTTTGGTAATTTCTGTAGTGTTTTGTAGCTTCTATTTGTCGCACTATGTGGCAAATACTTGCCTCTTTAAAATCTGGAATAATTTTAGTTCTAGGTATGGCAAAGTCTTACTAGAATACAAAAGATTGACCATAAatgcttattattatttttttattggcATAATTCACGTTCATAGAAAAAAAAGTACATGTTTTTAAATGTGTTTTATGGTTCTATTCTTAAAACAGCATTCTTTCATGGAAGATCTTCATTCTCAAGTCGATTTTTTAAAGAACTGTTGCCCTCCCATTATAACATCTTTGCATGGTTAACAAGCTGTATGCATTGCCAAAGGTGATTGTAGGTTTATTCAGGTATGCTGGCTTATTTGGAGGCTTACTATGGCAATGAATGCCAATGACCCAAATTTACTGTCATGGGGTCTAAGTTTTCACACTACTCCTTGGCACTGATGGCACCAAGTTTCACTTGGTTATTCAATGGCACAATCAAATTTGTTGGGTTATCCTGCAAACGTGTAAAAAGAGAGTATGACATACACAAGGCAATTGGTTTATAGGAGTAACACCTCCCAACCTTTATTCTTATTCAAGACAAGGATTACTCATTCAAGACGTGCAGGAATGCCAACCCTGAATTTCCTCTGACTTTACATGCCACATCACATGTCAATTTATACAATTGACACCCACAACACTGTCTAGGGTCAGCTGTAGACAATACCAACTAGAGGCAGCCAACATTTGCCAACAAGGCATAACCAACTATGTCGACATATTTGTGGCTAGGAATCTTGCTGGTGTCAAACCATGAGTTATCCTTCAAACAAGCATGCATGTCAGCCCTTACAAGGAAAACTATCAAGAAACTGCCCTATCTTGGTCGGGTCAGCAGTAGACAATCCCAACTGGACACAGCCAACATTTGCCAACAAGGCATAACCAACTATGTTGACATATTTGTGGCTAGGAATGTTGGCGCAAGTCAAACCACGAGTTATCCTTCAGACAAGCATGCATGTCAGCCTTTACAAGGAAAACTATCAAGAAACTGCCCTATCTTGATCAAAACGTCAACCCTGCAGGTCAACTTCTTGTGTCATGCACAATTTCCCTTTAACCATGACATTTCCCACACATTAGCATGCATCATATGACATTGAGGCACTTAACATGTACCCCAGTTAGCCATCAGGGAACACCAATTGTAACCAGCTATTGTAGCAAACTTGACAAAGACTATGGCCCCAAACCGCGTCCATCTCTGACCATGTGAGTTGCAACATAGGATGTCGGTACTCCAAATCCTACAAGGTAACCCATGACATCTTTTGACAATACCTTGGCATATGAGTTAACACCACCGCACGCCTTGGCAGTGTCAAAAGTAATCAAGGGTCTGACATCTACCATAAAAGAATGTCTGCTTGATTGATTAGTTGTCATGATCATTTTGATATGGTATTGATCTTGATCTCTTGTGCATAGTATGAGATGTATGCCACAAGGGTAATCTAACACAAGTAATCTTCAGGTAAAACATGTCGGGCAGTAGGCTTTGGAAAAAGCCAAGATGCCTGATGGCAATATATATCTACGTAAATATGCTCacaaatgtgaaaaaaaaaaaaaaaaaaaaattcacaaataacCTGTGATTGGTTTCATTTTCAATCTTCTTCGATTAATCTTCTGTTAAAAATTTAATGGAGGAAAATTTCATGGAATAAATTTTCTAACTAGATTTCTATTGttagaaaattattataatttcttgtTAGATTCTGCCATATTTATAATTGTCGTTATAGACTGTGAGAAAGTTTGACTTTCTATTGAAGCAGCAGCAAAATACATTCAAGTTATTTTGAAGAATGCCGACATTGTTTcgggaaaaggaaaaaaatgcatTAAATGATCAATCACATAAACATGTATTTGTTGGAATGTCCCAATTTTATGTCCTATCTTGTTAGGCTTTTGGGTTCCTAGAAATTTGATTGAAAGATTCACACTTGCAGGTTGCTACATTCATAGTTCAGAAGATTCTGTTAGATGATGTTGGTTTGGATTATATTTGTACTACAGCAGAGCGATTTTTTGCAGTAGGTCGGGTTTTGGGGAATATGGTTGCTGCACTTGCTGAACAACCCTCATCAAGGTTGCTGAAACATATTATTCGATGTTATCTTCGATTGTCTGATAATCCAAGGTTGGTTGGTTAAACCAATCTCATGCTTGAGCCATCGTCTTTCTAACTTTCCCCCTACTCTCGTACTCTCCCATGGATGTTTATGATAACATAATTTCTGGTCCTTGTATAATTCAGAGCTTGTGATGCGTTGAGAAACTGCCTTCCAGATATGTTGAAGGATGCCACCTTTAGTAGTTGCCTTCGTGTAAGTATTTGTGAAATTTACAGTTTTTACTTGTACTGATCCTGCTGTGCCTTTGGGCATAATGGCATTGCTCCTCCACGAGATGGGTTGGGTCAAGGGATCCAATCTGGGTTTTGTGGGAGGTTGCTGTTTGGGGGCCAATTAAACCAGGGTGTACTGAAAAAACTTGTACTGCTCCAAGGAATCCAGCAGGGATTGGTAATCTTTAGCTACATCACAtggtatatatttattatataaatgtaATATAATAATTGGTACGACATGATATAAGTATATAACAATCAGCTTCTCCTAATCTGTTTTTTAGGAGCCTTACGGCGGTATATATTGTCATGGCATAGTCTCTAATTCTCATGATCGATATTTGTGGAATAAATTGTCTCATTTAATCAATCAATAGTAGAACAATGCTTATTTCCATTTTGGGTTGGGAGCATTTCCGTTTAAACATGATGTTCGTGTTCCAGGAAGATCCAACCACAAGGAGATGGCTGCAACAGTTGCTTCACAACATCCAGGGAAATCGAGTTGCTGCCATTCAGGCAGGGGGAGGATTTGATCATATGCTGGTGAACTGAGGCCTTTTCATGTTCTTTAGTTGCCGATCTAGGCGGCGAGGCCGGGTGGGTCAGGGTAGAGGTctggtaattttattttttatgtgggTGTTTTAGTGCTTGGCATTCCTATATACTTGTAATAGCGCTTATTatttattgtataattatatTTAGCATTGTAATCTTGAGTTCTTCAGCTGGAAATTCTAAAGCTTgcctttgttttgttttgttggtATTTGGTGAATTTGTATGTTGGGGAAAATGGCGCAATCCATTTGTTTGTTTGGTTTTGATGTACATTGAGAAAAGAAtggattgaaaataaaattatatagtTTTGAGATGTAATAGATAGTGACTTAAAAATCAGATTCAGTTCCCATCTACTTCCCTCCACCACCTTCAGCCTCCCCACCTTTTCTGCCACCACTTACATTTTCAAACTCTCATCTGAGCCGACCTTGATGGCACCTGAAAACagaatggaatttttgtattcttttgattgaatattttgtacatcccaatcttacaatatataatataatCAATATAAGTAAATAATTtccctacagaataatatataatcttctacatatactactttcctaatttactcaatataCAAGGATACTCAGGATTTCAACACTCTctctcaagttggatcatagatattaatcatatTCAACTAGGCAATGAAATTATCAAAGTTCTGTCAtgctaaccctttagtaaagatgtTTGCAATTTGTTTTTTGGTAGGTACACAAGTCATACAAATGActccttcttcaaccttttctttgataaaatgtcAGTCCACTTTCACATGTTTAGTCCTATGATGTTGaattggattgagagagatattAATGACTGCTTTGTTGTTATAATAGAGTTTGATAAAAAATTTCACTGGAATTTGTAACTCTTCGAAGAGTTTCTGTAACCACAGTCTTTCACATATTCCTTGTGCAACTGCTTTGAATTCGGCTTCAGCGCtgcttcgggtcactacattctgttttttgctcatccaagttaccaaattttcCCTTACAAAGTTGCAATATCTAGTGATAAACCTTCtgtcttccactgatcctgcccaatttGCATCTGTAAAGATTTTTACTTCCTTGCTTTtgcattttttaaagaaaagtccTTTGCTCGGAGAACCCTTGAGGTACCTGAGGATCTTATACATAGTATCTAGATGAGTATTTTTCGATGAATGCTTGTGTcggcttaccacacttaccgcaAATGCAATGTTGGGTTTGATATGCGATAGgtaaattagtttaccaaccaatctctgatacatttctttttcaattggtattCCATATTTTTCGACCCTTTTTTACAGCTTCAATCGgagtttcactaggtttgcaacCAAGCATGTCAATTTTGGTTAGGAGATCACTAATATTCTTTCGCTAAGAGACACTGATATCTTTTTTTGATCTAACaatttccattcccaagaagtactgCATTTGTCTcgggtctttaacttcaaacttaGTAGTtaggactttctttaatctttccatctcaactgtatcatctccagttaggattatatcatcaacatatactattggaattgttttcttaccacttttagactgttggaagaacatagTATGATCTGATTGCTCTTGCTGATATCCCTAATTTTTAATCACTTTTGCAAACTTGTCGAACCATACTCTGagagattgtttgagtccatacaaggacttttTGAGTTTGCATATTCTGTTTTCTTCACATTTCTTACTGAATCctagtggtatagtcatgtagactttttcttctaactcgccatttagaaatgcattcttaatgtcgagttgctgTAGTAGCCAATCTAAGTTAGCTGCCAAGGACAGGAGTACCCGAACTATGTTcaattttgccactggtgcaaatgtcttcGTGTAGTCAATGTCATAAGTCTGTGTAAACCTTTTTGCAACGAGTCTGGTTTTATATTGTTTAACTGtcccatcagctctatatttcactgtgaaggcccatttacaaccaagttggcttcttccctctcggcaaattcataacgtcccaagttccattcttttccagagcccacatttcctccataaCAACTTCCCTCCATGTAGAAATCTCCAAGGCTTCCTGGATAttcttttggaatttttatcctgtcaaggttagaagtaaaagcaTGATATTCTGTAAACAAACTTTTgtaagacatgtattttgaccaggaatattgagtacatgacctggtttgttttctgactacaatgggtaaattgatgtcatcatgTATAGGCTTATCATAAGGGAGCTTATGACCATCTATTACCTGATCGGGATTGGGTGTGGACTCATGGTTGTTCggagctatcaccggttccaactcttttggtgcctcaggtatgagattctccttgTTCTTTGTGTTTGTCAGGTATATGCTTATCAGAAGGGAGCTTATGACCATCTATTACCTGATCGGGATTGGacgtggactcatggttgctcaaagctatcaccggttccaactctcttggtgcctcaggtatgagattctccctgttctttgtgtttgtctttcttgagtaaacaagtatttctgtGTTGTTTTGCTTTTCTGCATCTCTCCCCTGAGGTTAAATGATCTTTTGTACATGACAGGTCAGGAAATGATACAAGGTAGACTCgggaaatgatgcaatggtaaACTCAATGTACGACACAGATTCATCAATAGAGAAATCAAAGAATcaatcttcactccatttcttcCCTTGAagagagagggctttgggaagtaAGTAGTcgtttcaaagaacgtgacatcaaggctaacacacttttttttttttggtgacagaatcataacatttgtagcatttctgagtaggagagtaaccaatgaAAACACACTTAATAACACAAGGTTTTAATTTATCCCAATTGTGAgaatgaacatgaacaaaagtaGTACATCCAACGATTTTCAGAGAGAGATTGGAGTAGAGTTGACTGTTGGGAAACCATTCCTGGAGTTTCTGAAGAGGAGTGGCAAAAAAAAGAATTCGACTAGGCATtcaattaatgagatgt
It encodes the following:
- the LOC131164386 gene encoding uncharacterized protein LOC131164386 isoform X1, encoding MSNLPQSLSMNAPFGGPGASAAAAAAAAAAAANAAGAQANKDRKMASAEHLVYELSNPDLRENALLELSKKRELFQDLAPLLWNSFGTIAALLQEIVSIYPVLSPPNLTPAQSNRVCNALALLQCVASHPDTRMLFLNAHIPLYLYPFLNTTSKSRPFEYLRLTSLGVIGALVKVDDTEVISFLLSTEIIPLCLRTMEMGSELSKTVATFIVQKILLDDVGLDYICTTAERFFAVGRVLGNMVAALAEQPSSRLLKHIIRCYLRLSDNPRACDALRNCLPDMLKDATFSSCLREDPTTRRWLQQLLHNIQGNRVAAIQAGGGFDHMLVN
- the LOC131164386 gene encoding uncharacterized protein LOC131164386 isoform X2; the encoded protein is MSNLPQSLSMNAPFGGPGASAAAAAAAAAAAANAAGAQANKDRKMASAEHLVYELSNPDLRENALLELSKRELFQDLAPLLWNSFGTIAALLQEIVSIYPVLSPPNLTPAQSNRVCNALALLQCVASHPDTRMLFLNAHIPLYLYPFLNTTSKSRPFEYLRLTSLGVIGALVKVDDTEVISFLLSTEIIPLCLRTMEMGSELSKTVATFIVQKILLDDVGLDYICTTAERFFAVGRVLGNMVAALAEQPSSRLLKHIIRCYLRLSDNPRACDALRNCLPDMLKDATFSSCLREDPTTRRWLQQLLHNIQGNRVAAIQAGGGFDHMLVN